From a single Oceanispirochaeta sp. M1 genomic region:
- a CDS encoding aminotransferase class V-fold PLP-dependent enzyme, which yields MTLTEHFLPFRENIIGIDQTMELATSETAPIVYADWVASGRLYGPIEKFMSEKIGPMVANTHTETTVTGTTMTRAYHDARKKIKEHVGADKRDSLFLSGFGMTAAISKLQRLLGLRLPEGCPETCHGPVKPLVIITHMEHHSNQISWEECACDVEILPRVDKTGLPDLKSLAFLLKKNSDRPLLIGAFSGCSNVTGIITPYYEMAKMMHQAGGYCFIDFAASAPYVDINMHPEDPEERLDAIYFSPHKFLGGPGSSGVLVLSNDLYQRVIPDQPGGGTVKWTTPFGSHSYFDEIEIREDGGTPGFLQAIRCALAIEVKEAMEPSKIRGREEELYEILYAELKQEPLVYMLEPQNKDRLGIVSIYAPGEHHNLIVKLLNDRFGVQTRGGCSCAGTYGHILFSIDHNTSMKITDMIDSGNLTDKPGWVRISLHPTMTDDEARYVGSAVVQVIRNYKTWREDYDFHQDSGEFTRKLGELSVPDLMSQFIPV from the coding sequence ATGACATTGACAGAACATTTCCTGCCTTTCAGAGAAAATATCATCGGTATAGACCAGACAATGGAACTGGCCACTTCAGAAACAGCTCCCATTGTTTACGCTGACTGGGTTGCCAGTGGACGGCTGTATGGACCAATTGAAAAGTTCATGTCGGAAAAAATAGGCCCCATGGTGGCCAATACCCATACCGAGACTACAGTAACCGGAACAACGATGACCCGGGCATATCATGATGCCAGAAAGAAAATCAAAGAGCATGTAGGTGCGGATAAGAGGGATTCTCTCTTCCTGTCCGGATTTGGTATGACTGCCGCCATCAGTAAGCTTCAGAGATTGCTGGGACTCAGGCTGCCCGAAGGCTGTCCCGAGACTTGTCACGGTCCTGTAAAGCCTCTTGTGATCATCACCCATATGGAGCATCACTCAAATCAGATAAGCTGGGAAGAGTGTGCCTGTGACGTGGAAATTCTCCCCAGAGTGGATAAGACAGGGCTTCCGGATCTAAAATCTCTCGCATTCCTTCTTAAAAAGAACAGTGACAGACCCCTCCTTATCGGTGCCTTTTCAGGCTGCAGCAATGTAACCGGAATTATTACCCCCTATTATGAGATGGCAAAGATGATGCATCAGGCAGGAGGCTACTGTTTTATAGACTTTGCCGCCTCTGCACCCTATGTTGATATCAACATGCATCCTGAAGATCCCGAAGAGAGGCTGGATGCCATATATTTTTCTCCCCATAAGTTTCTGGGAGGTCCCGGTTCATCGGGAGTCCTGGTTCTGAGCAATGATCTTTATCAGAGAGTTATTCCTGATCAGCCCGGCGGCGGAACCGTAAAATGGACAACCCCCTTCGGGAGTCACAGCTACTTTGATGAGATAGAGATCAGAGAGGATGGAGGCACCCCGGGGTTTTTACAGGCCATACGTTGTGCTCTGGCCATAGAAGTTAAGGAAGCCATGGAACCGTCCAAGATCCGCGGCAGGGAGGAGGAGCTCTATGAGATCCTTTATGCCGAACTGAAACAGGAACCCCTTGTTTATATGCTGGAGCCTCAGAATAAAGATCGTCTGGGCATCGTTTCAATATATGCTCCCGGTGAGCATCATAACCTGATTGTAAAACTGCTGAATGACCGCTTTGGTGTCCAGACCAGAGGAGGCTGCAGCTGTGCGGGTACTTATGGACATATCCTGTTCTCCATTGATCATAATACATCCATGAAGATAACCGACATGATTGACAGCGGAAATCTGACCGATAAACCGGGCTGGGTGAGAATCTCTCTCCATCCCACAATGACCGATGATGAGGCTCGCTATGTGGGTTCTGCGGTTGTTCAGGTTATCAGAAACTACAAGACCTGGCGGGAAGATTATGATTTTCATCAGGACAGCGGTGAGTTTACCCGTAAATTGGGAGAACTGAGTGTTCCTGATTTGATGAGTCAGTTTATTCCTGTTTGA